In one Sulfuricella sp. genomic region, the following are encoded:
- the rng gene encoding ribonuclease G — protein MSEEILINVTPQETRVAVLQQAVVQELHIERASARGLVGNIYLGRVCRVLPGMQSAFVEVGLDRAAFLHVADIWVSPGEEPRPIERLLYEGQSIMVQVFKDPIGTKGARLSTQIGLAGRFLVYLPQETHIGISQRIEDEAEREHLREKLQHLLPEADHGGFIIRTMAETATDKELLDDVEYLRKVWSDIQVSAKGAAVKTRLYHDLDLPLRVLRDFVNDETDRIVVDSRETFIRLQSFAQEYTSGVSEKLSHYQGERPLFDLRGVEDEIEKALARRVDLKSGGYLILDQTEALTTVDVNTGGFVGGRNFDDTIFKTNLEAAQTIARQLRLRNLGGIIIVDFIDMDNEEHQAAVLAEFKKALSKDRARITINGFSALGLVEMTRKRNRESLAHVLCQPCPICQGRGELKTAQTVCYEILRELLREARQFDAREYRILASQQVIDMFLDEESQSLAQLGDFIGKPISLLVESQYSQEQYDVILM, from the coding sequence ATGAGCGAAGAAATCCTGATCAACGTGACGCCCCAGGAAACCCGGGTGGCGGTTTTGCAGCAGGCGGTAGTGCAGGAATTGCACATCGAGCGCGCCAGCGCGCGCGGCCTGGTGGGGAATATTTACCTCGGGCGGGTATGCCGGGTTTTGCCCGGGATGCAGTCCGCCTTTGTTGAAGTCGGGCTGGATCGTGCGGCTTTCCTCCATGTGGCGGATATCTGGGTGTCCCCGGGCGAAGAGCCGAGACCGATCGAGCGCCTGCTGTATGAGGGACAGAGCATCATGGTGCAGGTTTTCAAGGACCCGATCGGCACCAAGGGCGCACGCCTTTCTACCCAGATTGGCCTGGCTGGACGTTTTCTGGTGTATTTGCCGCAGGAAACGCATATCGGCATTTCCCAGCGTATCGAGGACGAGGCGGAGCGCGAGCATCTGCGCGAAAAGCTGCAACACCTTCTGCCCGAGGCGGATCATGGCGGCTTCATAATCCGCACCATGGCCGAAACGGCGACCGACAAGGAGCTGCTCGATGATGTCGAGTACTTGCGCAAGGTGTGGAGCGACATTCAGGTCAGTGCCAAGGGCGCCGCGGTCAAGACCAGGCTCTATCATGATCTGGACCTGCCGTTGCGCGTCCTGCGCGATTTTGTCAACGATGAAACAGACCGCATCGTGGTGGATTCACGTGAAACATTTATCCGTCTGCAGAGTTTTGCGCAGGAATACACCTCGGGCGTGAGTGAAAAGCTCTCGCACTATCAGGGCGAGCGCCCGTTGTTCGATTTGCGCGGAGTGGAGGATGAAATCGAAAAAGCGCTGGCGCGGCGCGTGGATCTCAAATCAGGCGGCTACCTTATTCTCGACCAGACCGAGGCGCTGACCACGGTGGACGTGAATACCGGCGGTTTTGTCGGCGGGCGCAATTTCGACGACACCATTTTCAAGACCAACCTCGAGGCCGCGCAGACCATCGCGCGCCAGTTGCGGCTGCGCAATCTGGGCGGAATCATCATTGTCGACTTCATCGACATGGACAACGAGGAACACCAGGCGGCGGTGCTGGCCGAATTCAAGAAAGCGCTCTCGAAAGATCGCGCACGCATCACCATCAATGGTTTTTCCGCTCTTGGCCTGGTTGAAATGACGCGCAAGCGCAACCGCGAAAGTCTGGCGCATGTCCTGTGCCAGCCATGTCCCATTTGCCAGGGGCGGGGCGAGCTCAAGACGGCCCAGACGGTGTGCTATGAAATCCTGCGCGAACTGCTGCGCGAGGCGCGCCAGTTCGATGCGCGCGAGTACCGCATCCTGGCTTCGCAGCAGGTCATCGACATGTTTCTCGACGAAGAATCGCAGAGCCTGGCCCAGTTGGGGGACTTTATCGGCAAGCCGATTTCCCTGCTGGTGGAGAGCCAGTACTCACAGGAGCAGTACGACGTGATTTTGATGTGA
- a CDS encoding Maf family protein has translation MAFPYQTIYLASASPRRRELLKQIGVRFEVLLLRTHPSRSDVDETPHAGEDPRDYVLRLARAKAEAGNMACRARCLPAYPVLAADTTVVVDGAIIGKPADRAEAEAVLARLAGRSHEVLTAVAMAFDDRIEVKLSASSVEFAPLDAAAIKRYVASGESQDKAGAYAIQGRAAAFVARLEGSYSGVMGLPLCETSQLLRKFGIEIL, from the coding sequence ATGGCTTTTCCTTACCAGACCATCTACCTGGCGTCGGCCAGTCCGCGCCGGCGGGAGTTGCTGAAGCAGATCGGGGTTCGCTTCGAGGTGTTGCTGCTGCGCACGCACCCTTCCCGCTCCGATGTCGATGAAACGCCGCATGCGGGGGAGGATCCGCGCGACTACGTGTTGCGCCTGGCGCGAGCCAAGGCGGAAGCGGGCAATATGGCCTGTCGGGCCCGTTGCCTGCCGGCTTATCCGGTACTGGCGGCGGACACTACTGTGGTCGTGGATGGTGCCATCATCGGAAAACCGGCGGACCGCGCGGAAGCGGAGGCTGTGCTGGCACGGCTGGCGGGCCGCAGCCATGAGGTGCTGACGGCTGTGGCAATGGCTTTCGATGACCGGATCGAAGTGAAACTGAGCGCATCGAGCGTCGAATTTGCGCCGCTCGATGCGGCTGCAATCAAACGCTATGTGGCCAGTGGAGAATCCCAGGACAAGGCTGGCGCCTACGCCATCCAGGGCAGGGCTGCCGCTTTTGTCGCCCGGCTAGAGGGCAGCTATTCCGGCGTGATGGGCTTGCCCCTGTGTGAAACATCTCAACTATTACGGAAATTTGGCATCGAGATTTTATGA